The Flavobacterium sp. 140616W15 sequence GTACTCATAAAAAGAGAAACAGTTATAAATAAATTGGTTACGGTAGTTTTCGTCATGGGGGTCTTAGATTGGTTTAGGTTTAAATGATAATTTTATATTTATACGATACCTTTTTCAATCATCTCTAACATTACAGGAGATGCGTTCTTAAAGGTAGGCGCTTGCTCAATAATACTTCCCACATTTTTTTTATTTACTTTAAAAGTAATATCCGCATCGGTTGTAAATAATAAAGCAGTAAGGAACGGGTTTTTAATGTAAGGTGCTAAAACAATAAAAGCTTCTTCGAGTGTATGGAAAGTTTCTATTTCTTCTGTTTTATAGCGTGAAGTCAGCGATACACCATAAGTATTGTTTTCGTTGATAACAAGTCGAAAATATATGTTTTTTAATTCGGTGTCGCCTATCGTTTTGGCTAATGTTAGTTTAGCAAAAGTTCCGTTTAGGATACTTTCTTTTACTTTTTGCCAAAATTCGTTTAATATAGATTCGTAAGACATGATGTTGTTTTAATTTTATTTTGCGATTTGCGATTTAATCATAAAGTACGTAATGTTTAGCTTAAATCTTCTTTACGAACTTAACGCGGAAAAAATAGCCTTCTTTGCGGTTAAGAAACCTATTTTCCTGTAAAAACAGCTTTTCTTTTTTCTAAAAATGCAGTTGTTCCTTCGATGAAATCTTTAGTTCCGAAGCATTTACCGAAAGATTTTATTTCAACTTCATAACCATTTTTGCCATCTTTATAATTAGCATTGATAGCTTTAATTGCTTTAGAAATTGCAATTGGAGCATTCTTAATTATCTTCTCAGCAATAGTATTGCAATAAGTAATAAGTTCAGCCTGAGGAACGACGTGATTAACTAATCCGTATTCTTTTGCTTCTTCAGCGTTAAGCATTCCTGCAGTCATAATCATTTCCATTGCACGACCTTTACCAATAAGTTGTGGCAAACGTTGCGTTCCTCCATATCCAGGAATAAGTCCCAGAGAAACTTCAGGTAATCCCATTTTGGCATTATCAGAAGCAATTCTGAAATGACAAGCCATTGCTAATTCTAATCCGCCACCAAGAGCAAAACCATTAACAGCTGCAATAACAGGTTTTTTTAGATTTTCGATAAAATCAAACAATTTCTCCTGACCTTCGGCTGCTAAAGCAGTTCCTTCTTCGATCGTATAATTTGCAAATTCAGATATATCAGCTCCAGCAACAAAAGCCTTTTCGCCACTTCCGGTTAAAACAATCACACGAACGTCATTGTTTTTTGCTAATAGCTTAAAAGCTTTTTGTAAATCATTAATAGTCTTCTTATTTAACGCATTAAGCTTAGTCGGACGATTAATTATTATTGTTGCAATTTTCTCTTCGATTGAGATTAATATATTTTCGTAGTTCATGACACTATTGTTTTATGAGTTTGTAATTGGTAGCGTAACCGTAAATGTGGTTCCTTTTCCGTATTCTGTTTCAAAGGTAATTGTTCCTTTATAATTTTCGATAATGTTTTTTATAATTCCGAGTCCAAGACCCATTCCGCTATTTTTTGTAGTGAATTTTGGTTCAAAAACACGATCAACATCTTGCTTTTGTATTCCTATTCCATTGTCTTTTACAGTAATTTCAACATTGTCCCCTTTCCTTTTAACTGTAACTAAAATCGATTTGTTGTTTTGAATTTCAGGAATAGCTTGAGTAGCATTTTTAACTAAATTGGTAATAATTCGGATAAGTTGTGTTCGATCCATTTTAGAAATGATTTCCTCTTCATCACTTTGAAACACCAGATATTCTTCGTTAAAGATGTCTAACGAAAGTTCTACAACTTCTACCACATTTAATGTTTCATTTTGTTGCGCAGGCATCGAAGCAAAATTTGAAAATGCCGAAGCTACAGCAGACATAGTATCTATTTGCTGAATTAATGTTTCGGAGTAATCATTCAATTTTTGTTTTACATCAGGAGCCGAAGGATCAAATTTTCTTTGATAACTCTGTACCGTCAGACGCATTGGCGTAAGCGGGTTTTTAATTTCGTGTGCCACTTGTTTTGCCATTTCACGCCAAGCTTCTTCACGTTCGCTTTGGGCTAGTTTTATGGCGCTTTTTTCAAGCTTTTCAACCATTCCGTTGTAAGACTTGATTAAGAAATTAATCTCTTTGCTACTGGCTTCTAAAACAATCTTTTCATTTTTCTGATTCAGATTGGTTTCGCTTAGCTTATCCGAAATAGTTTTTAATGATTTGGTAATGTATGTTGACAGGAAATAAGCTAATGCAAATGCTACAATAAGCATAAATGAATAGACCTGTCCTAAACGGATTAAGAAAGTATTCAATTCATTTTCATAATAACCGTCGTCTTCTATGTATGGTAAGTTTAAGATTCCAAGAGGCTTGAATTTTTCATCTTTAATCAAACTATAAGAAGAACGGTTTTTTACACCATCTTGAGTTTTTATATCTACAAAACGTTTCTCGATAGAAGAACGTACTAGTTTTAAGATGTATTCAGGGATTGGAGGAGGAACTTTATCAACGGCAAAAGATTCTTTAGATGATTTTAAAAGTTCTCCTTTAAGACTGTAGATATTGATTTCGATATTATGAATTTGAGCTAATTCATGAATTTTATCTTTAAAAATCAGATCTAAGTTAGCCGTTTTTAAAGGATAAGTAGTTGTAGATAACACATAGTTAATGTGTTCTTTTACTGCATTTTCTTTGCGCTCTAACCGTTCTTGATGGTATTCTTTGGCTTCATTCTTAAATTGAATGATAGAAATCGAAGCCAGTAAAACAGAAGCCACAACAATCAATACAATCATCGAAAGGAATATCCTAACACGCAACGAAAGCATTGACATTTTGAAGTTCTTAAGCATAAGTTTTGTTTTCTTTGTTTTAGGTTTCAAGTTTCAGATTCCGTCGCAATTGGCAACTTGAAACCAGAAACTTGAAACTAAAAAAAACTATTTCTTCTCTCGTAATCTTTTATAAAATTTAAATCCGAGCATGATTAAAACAGAAAATAAAAAAATTCCGATTACACCATAAATCCAGTTGATTGCATTTTTTAAAACAACTAAAAACACTACAGCAAACAAAATTATCGTTGCTCCTTCATTCCACAAACGCATGAAATTAGTGGTGTATTTTACATTGTCATTTTGCAATTGTTTGAATATCTGATGGCATTTTCCGTGATATAAATATAATAAAAATACGAAACCAAGCTTTACATGCATCCAAGGCATTTGTAACCAAGCTTTTCCTATATCGGTAAAAAGCAACATCCAAAAAGCAAAAATACTTGCTAATACTGCTGATGGCCAAGTGATAATGTACCACAATCTGTAGGTCATTATCTTGTATTGCTTTTGTAAAATTTCTTTCTCAGGAGACGGCTTGTCATTCGCTTCTATTTGGTAAACAAACAAGCGTACAATGTAAAACAGCCCAGCAAACCAAGTGATTACAAAAATGAGGTGAAGCGATTTCAGGTAGTTGTAATATTCCATAAAACGTATCTAAAAGAGTTTTCTAGTTTTTCTTTTGCCAATCTTTAATCCAATTTCCAACAGTTTCGCACCATTCATCATCATCATTTAAACATGGAATTGCTAAAAACTCTTCTCCACCGTTTGCTTCAAAATCTTCTTTGGCACGCATAGCAATCTCTTCTAATGTTTCTAAACAATCAGAAACAAAAGCAGGAGTTACAACTGCAAGATTCTTGATTCCTTTTGCAGGCATTTTATCAATTTCAACATCAGTGTAAGGCTCAAGCCATTTATCACCAGCCAATCGAGATTGAAAAGTCAAACTGTATTTATCAGCAGGAAGCCCTAATAGTTTTACAACCTGTCTTGTCGTTTCATAACATTGGTGGCGGTAACAGAAATCATGCGCTGGAGACGGTGTATTACAACAAGAACCATCAATTTTACAATGTGATTTTGTTATGTCGGTTTTACGAATATGACGCTCAGGAATTCCGTGGTAAGAAAATAATAAATGATCGTAATCAAAACCAACCAAATGTTTCTTGATAGAATCGGCAAGGTTTTTAATATAATCAGGTTTATTGTAAAATGCAGGAACATCAGTAAAAGTCATCTGTGGAAATTTCTTTTTACGAATCTCCTCAGCTTTAACTAAAATTGTTAAAGTCGATGCCATTGCATATTGAGGATATAAAGGAAAAAGCAACACTTCGGTAACTCCTTTTTCATGTAATTCTTGAAGTCCCTTTTCAATTGTCATACTACCATAACGCATAGCCAATGAAACGGGAATATCTACTAATGGTTGTATTTTTTTCTGCATTCTTTCAGATATAACCACAAGCGGAGAACCTTCGTCCCACCAGATTTTTTCATATGCATGTGCTGATTCTTCTGGTCTTTTTCTTAAGATGATTCCACGAACTAATAATGCTCTCAATAAATACGGAACGTCGATTACGTATTTATCCATTAAAAATTCATCTAAATATGGTTTTACGTCTTTTGGAGTTGGACTTTCGGGGGAACCCAGATTTACTAATAATACACCTTTCATTATAATTTTATTGCTTTAGGCTTTAAGCTTTAGGCTTTAAGCATTTGTTTGTTTAAATTTTAGCAAAAGTATAGATTCTTACTTTTCTTAAATTGCGATTAACTATTTTTTAATTATTGTTTGATATAGAAAACTGATACTGATTTTAAACATTAGTATTAATCGACATCAAATATTTCTTGGGAGTCGTTGCGAATTTCTTTTTAAAAGCGGCAATAAAATGACTTCCAGTACTATATCCTATTTTCAACCCAACCTCGTTTACGTTATATGAACCGCTATCGAGTAACTTTCGGGCATAGTCCATTTTATAATCAAATAAAAAACCATAAACAGTATCACCGTAAATTTGTTTGAAACCCATTTTTAGTTTCTTTAAGTTCAAACCAATTTCATCTGCCAATTCCTGTAAACCTGGTGGCTCGGCCATATTAGCAATAATGATTTCTTTGGCTTTTCGTATTTTTAAAACATTGTCTTCATCTATTAAAAATGGACATTGTTCGGCATTTGGGTCTTCGGTTCTATTAAAGTATAAACTTAATAACTCGTAGCCTTTACCCTTGTAATACAAGTTTTTTATAGATGGATGTAGATTATAATGAAATAGTTGACTAAGTACAATCGCCATCGATGGACTAATTTTTCCTTCGTTATAATATTTTTTATCCTTGTTGTCGGCGCTCAAGAAAGTTATGTAATCAGCTTCGGTCGAGAATAATGCGTGAAATTTTTTGATAGAAACAATTACTGATATTACCCAAGAATTAGGAGCAAGCTCTAAATGAAGTGGCAATTCTTTTGAGGATTGTATAAAAGCAATGATTTTTCTTCTTGTAGTTCCAATGCATAATTGCCCTGATTGAACAGGAATTTTGCTTTTCCTTTTATACCAAAGTGAAACTGTATCAGGCCACTACCGATTTCTCGTTGGGCATTAAATACCTCCGAACTGTCATTCTGAAAACGAATAAGCGTAAAGTCGTCTTCAATTTTAATAATTTCTTGAGAACTCATAGCGATATTTTTTTTTGTTAAAAACGAAAGCTAACTCTAAATCTTATTTAGAATAACTCTAAATAAAACAATTCGAAAGACTTGATTTTGCTGCAAAAATAACGTTTTTTGCATAATTACAACCAATTAGAATTAAAAAAACACATAGCGACACAAATAGTACTTTGAGCGTTACTTTTATAAATACTATAATGATAATTTTGTTGCACTTTTATGATAAGGGTATCTATGGAAAATAATAACGTATCGAAACATCACTATTTTTATTCAGTTGGACTGAGCTATAAAAAAGCTGATGCAGCGATTAGAGGTAAGTTTAGTTTGGACGCTGATGCAAAATTGCGCCTGCTGGAACAAGCCAAGAATGAGGGAATTGAAAGTTTAATAGTTACGTCTACTTGTAATCGTACCGAAATATACGGGTTTGCTGAGCATCCTTTTCAACTTATAAAATTGATTTGCGAAAACAGCAATGGTTCTATCGAAGAATTTCAAAAAGTAGGTTTCGTATATAAAAATCATGAAGCAATTAATCATCTCTTTAAAGTAGGAACTGGTTTAGACAGTCAGATCTTGGGAGATTTTGAGATTATTGCACAAATAAAATCAAGCTTTACACAATCAAAATCTTTAGGTTTGGCCAATACTTTTATCGAAAGATTAGTAAACGCTGTGATTCAAGCTAGTAAGAAAATTAAAAATGAAACCGAAATAAGTTCAGGTGCCACTTCAGTATCTTTTGCTTCGGTTCAATATATTATAAAAAACGTAGAAGATATCGGTAACAAAAACATCTTGTTGTTTGGTACAGGTAAGATTGGTAGAAATACATGTGAGAATTTAGTAAAACATACTAAAAACGAACATATTACTTTGATAAATCGTACTAAAGATAAAGCCGAAAAACTAGCTGGTAAATTAAATCTTATTGTAAAAGATTATTCAGAGTTACATCTTGAACTACAAAAGGCCGACGTTGTTGTTGTAGCAACTGGAGCACAAAACCCTACGGTTGATAAAGCAATCCTAAATCTTAAGAAACCATTATTGATTTTGGACTTATCGATTCCTAAGAACGTAAATGAAAATGTAGAAGAACTGGAAGGAGTTACACTAATCCACATGGATTATTTGTCACAACTTACAGATGAAACATTAGAGAATCGTAAAAAACACATTCCTGCAGCCGAAGCTATTATCGAAGAAATTAAGGAAGAATTTGTAAACTGGACCAAAGGGAGAAAATTTGCACCAACGATAAATGCTTTGAAAGAAAAACTGAATGCTATAAAAAATTCAGAATTGGATTTCCAAAGTAAAAAAATAGCTGATTTTAATGAGGAACAAGCCGAAATTATCAGCGCAAGAATCATTCAGAAAATTACAACACATTTTGCCAATCACCTAAAAGATGATGATACTATGGTAGATGAAAGTATCGAATGGATCGAAAAAGTATTTAAAATAGGAGTGGGTGCAAAATAAAATTTTAACCATTAAGAGATTAAGAAAAGTTAAGTTTTTTATTCTTTAAAGAATGGTGAAAAAATGATGTTCTTATGACAAAAAAGGAGGTTACTCAATTGGCTTATGAAATTACTGGCTTTGCAATTAAAGTTCATAGAGCACTTGGGCCTGGTCTTTTAGAAAGTATTTATGAGCAATGCCTTAAATATGAATTAGAACAAAATGGATATGATGTAAAACAACAATTAGTAGTTAAAATTGATTATTATGATCTTGAATTAGAGTCAGATCTAAAAATAGATTTATTAGTCAATGATTGTGTTGTTGTCGAGTTAAAAGCAATAGAAAATTTATTACCAATTCATGAAGCGCAATTATTAACATACATGAAATTATTGCAGAGACCTCAAGGGTTATTAATTAATTTTAATACTTTAAACATAACAAAATCAATGAAACCGCTTGTGAACGAGTTTTTTTCTAGATTACAAGATTAGGAAAAAGAAATAGAACCATTAAGAAATGAAGAAAAGTTAAGTTCTAAATTAGTAAAACTTGATTCTTAATGATTTTAAATATAATAATTAGCAACTTAAAAACTAAAGACAATGCTTAATGAATCTTAATATCTTAATGGTGAAAAAAGCAACTTTTAGTTTTAAAAAATAATAATGACAGACAAAATCATAAGAATAGGAACTCGCGATAGCGAATTGGCTCTTTGGCAAGCGCATACGGTCGATAAAAAACTAAACGATTTAGGATATAAAACCCAAATTATTGCGGTTAAATCACAAGGAGATATATTACTTGACAAACCACTTTACGAACTCGGAATAACTGGGATCTTTACGAAAACACTTGATATTGCTATGATTAATGGCGAAATAGATATTGCAGTGCATTCTATGAAAGATGTTCCTACGGCTTTGCCAAAAGGAATTGTTCAGGCAGCCGTTTTGGAAAGAGCCAATTCATTAGATATTTTGGTTCATAAAGGGAATCTAGACTTCTTAAATGAGTCAGCTACTATTGCAACTGGAAGTTTACGTCGTCAGGCGCAATGGTTAAACAAATACCCAAATCATAAAGTAGTCGATTTACGTGGAAATGTAAATACACGCATGCAAAAGTTAAACGATAGTGATTGGAGCGGAGCCGTTTTTGCAGCAGCCGGATTAGAAAGAATCAATTTAAAACCAGGAGATTATATTAATCTGGATTGGATGATTCCGGCACCTGCTCAAGGTGCAATGGTAGTTGTAGCAATGGAGAATGATAATTTTGCATTGGATGCCCTGACCCAACTTAACGATATCGAAACTGAAATAGTTACCTATATCGAACGTCAGTTTTTAAGAACATTAGAAGGAGGTTGTACCGCACCAATAGGAGCTTTGGTTCAATATAATGAAGAAGAAGATACACTTCATTTTCAAGGCGCTTTGTTTTCATTGGATGGAAAAGTTAAAATGGAAATAGATAAGACTGTTCCAATTGAAGAATGGAAAAAATTAGGATTTAATATGGCAAAAGAAATTCTTGAAAACGGTGGGGCTGAATTGATGAAAACGATTAAAGAATCTCTAAAAAAATAATGGCAAAATCAATTCAAATATTATCTACAAAAGTACTTTCTAGCATTCAAAAACAAGAATTGCAAAAAGCAAATATTGATTTAGTCGAAGCAAATTTCATTGAAACCCAAAATAAACCTTTTAAGATTCAAGATATCAATGAAAATTTGATATTTACAAGTCAGAATGCGGTTCATAGCGTTTTATCTGATCCAAAATCAGAAGAATTAAAAAGTAAAAATGTCTTTTGTGTTGGTTTAAAAACAAAGATATTATTATCTGAAAGCGGATTTAATGTAATAGCTTATACAGGTTACGCAGCGGATTTAGCCGAAATAATAACTCTGATTTATGCTAATGAAAGCTATACTTTTTTTAGTGGAAACCTTCGCAGAGAAACATTGCCTAAAGCACTAAAAGATGCTGGGGTAAAATTAAATGAGATTAAAGTGTACGAAACTACCTTAACACCTCAAAAAATTACTTCACCAGTAGATGGAATCATGTTTTATAGTCCATCTGGAATTGAAAGTTATCTGAAAGACAATACTATTAAAAATGAAAAATGCTTTTGTATTGGAGAAACCACAGCAGAAGCTTTAGAAAAAATTACAAAAAATATCATCATCGCAGATCAACCAACTGTAGAAGATGTTATAGAAGATGTTTTACACGAATATAAATAAAACTTTGCAACTCTGTCACTTTGTGGCTTTGCACCTAAAATAAAAACCATGTTAAAAAACGACCTATTCTTAAAAGCTTTAAAAGGAGAAACAGTTCAACGTCCACCAGTTTGGATGATGCGTCAGGCAGGAAGATATTTACCAGAATTTATCGCTTTGCGTGATAAATATGATTTTTTCACCCGTTGTCAAACTCCAGAATTAGCTGCAGAAATCACTGTACAGCCTATTCGTCGCATTGATCCAGATGCTGCAATTTTATTTTCGGATATCTTAGTAGTTCCACAAGCAATGGGAATTGAAGTATTGATGAAAGAGAATTTTGGTCCGTTTTTGCCAAATCCTATTCGTACAATGCAGGATGTTCAAAGAGTTTACATTCCGGACATTCAAGAGAGCCTTGGTTACGTAATGGATGCAATTAAACTAACAAAGGAAATGCTGAATGATGAGGTGCCTTTAATTGGTTTTGCAGGTTCGCCTTGGACAATTTTCTGCTATGCTGTAGAAGGTAAAGGTTCTAAAAGTTTTGATACTGCAAAAGGATTTTGTTTTTCAAACCCAGCAGCAGCACACACATTGTTACAAAAAATTACAGACACAACCATTTTATATTTAAAAGAGAAGGTAAAAGCAGGAGTTGATGCTGTTCAAATTTTTGACTCATGGGGAGGAATGCTTTCACCTGTTGATTATCAAGAGTTTTCATGGAAATACATGAACCAAATTGTTGAAGCTTTGGCTGATCATGCTCCAGTAATTGTTTTCGGAAAAGGATGCTGGTTTGCTTTAGGCGAAATGGGACAAAGTCGTGCTTCGGCATTAGGAGTTGACTGGACTTGTTCAGCAAGAAATGCTCGTTATTTATCTGGAGGAAATATTACACTACAAGGTAATTTTGATCCATCAAGATTACTCTCACCAATTCCAACCATTAAAAAAATGGTACATGAAATGATTGATGAGTTTGGAAAAGATAAATATATTGTAAATTTAGGTCATGGAATTTTGCCACATATTCCTGTAGATCATGCAAAAGCATTTATTGATGCGGTTAAGGAATACGGCAATTAGTATATAGTTATCGGTTGCAGATTTCAGACTCACTAAAGGCTGAAATCTGTTGCTGAAAATAAATATTTCGGTACGAGATGAAAGACCTAATTGGATAAATGTTTGTTTATTTGATGTTTTAAAAGAATGGGAAAATAAATGCTCGCAAACATAAACTTTCATAGAAACTCACCATTCACTTTTATAGAGTATGGTTTTTATGCCTATTATGCGTCTGTATTTTTGATGGTTTGGTTATATCCTGAACAATACAATGTTAGCTTGATAAACGATTTAGCAGTATTAATCGTTTTTGAATTTATAATGGTTCATTCAGGAGTTTTTATGGCAGTTTTACCAAAGAGGTACTCTATTTTGGTCTTTTTTCCCATGTTTGGTCTTTTTGCATATAGTTTTAATAATTCTGTTATTGATACAAATATTTTTTATATTTATTTGCTGACAGTTTTAAATAGAATGCGATTTGCTTTTTCAAATGTTAGTATTGAAGTTAGAGCAATAGAAATCGCAAAATCAGTTTTTCGAGCTATATTATATTGTACCCTACTTTGTGCCACTGCATTAGGAAATGAGTTTATACCAAAATTGGGACTTACCTCCGAATTTTTGCAGAAATATCATTACTTTGATACAATTAAATCTAGTGGGTTAATTATGGAAAAGCCTTATATAGCAATGTGTATGGGTTTTTTATATTATTCATTACCCGTTTTATTTTTCTTGTTCAGAATAATAAAACGTGCTCATCATTCTTATTTTGTAAATGAAAGAGTGATAAAAAGATATTCTTAAATTGCTGAAATGTTGATGATGCAATAGATAATATTAGAAACTTTGCAGAAAATAAAATATTAAAATATGCTAAACAAAGGATTACGAGACGAAGAAAGTACCCGAATAGACAATGTGCTTAAAGTATTAATGTCTATTGGATTCTTGCCTAAGTTTTGGAATGTAGAAGACACGAGTCTTATAGATAATGACCTTAAAAA is a genomic window containing:
- a CDS encoding enoyl-CoA hydratase/isomerase family protein; the encoded protein is MNYENILISIEEKIATIIINRPTKLNALNKKTINDLQKAFKLLAKNNDVRVIVLTGSGEKAFVAGADISEFANYTIEEGTALAAEGQEKLFDFIENLKKPVIAAVNGFALGGGLELAMACHFRIASDNAKMGLPEVSLGLIPGYGGTQRLPQLIGKGRAMEMIMTAGMLNAEEAKEYGLVNHVVPQAELITYCNTIAEKIIKNAPIAISKAIKAINANYKDGKNGYEVEIKSFGKCFGTKDFIEGTTAFLEKRKAVFTGK
- a CDS encoding ATP-binding protein, translated to MIVLIVVASVLLASISIIQFKNEAKEYHQERLERKENAVKEHINYVLSTTTYPLKTANLDLIFKDKIHELAQIHNIEINIYSLKGELLKSSKESFAVDKVPPPIPEYILKLVRSSIEKRFVDIKTQDGVKNRSSYSLIKDEKFKPLGILNLPYIEDDGYYENELNTFLIRLGQVYSFMLIVAFALAYFLSTYITKSLKTISDKLSETNLNQKNEKIVLEASSKEINFLIKSYNGMVEKLEKSAIKLAQSEREEAWREMAKQVAHEIKNPLTPMRLTVQSYQRKFDPSAPDVKQKLNDYSETLIQQIDTMSAVASAFSNFASMPAQQNETLNVVEVVELSLDIFNEEYLVFQSDEEEIISKMDRTQLIRIITNLVKNATQAIPEIQNNKSILVTVKRKGDNVEITVKDNGIGIQKQDVDRVFEPKFTTKNSGMGLGLGIIKNIIENYKGTITFETEYGKGTTFTVTLPITNS
- a CDS encoding CopD family protein, translated to MEYYNYLKSLHLIFVITWFAGLFYIVRLFVYQIEANDKPSPEKEILQKQYKIMTYRLWYIITWPSAVLASIFAFWMLLFTDIGKAWLQMPWMHVKLGFVFLLYLYHGKCHQIFKQLQNDNVKYTTNFMRLWNEGATIILFAVVFLVVLKNAINWIYGVIGIFLFSVLIMLGFKFYKRLREKK
- the hemH gene encoding ferrochelatase, translating into MKGVLLVNLGSPESPTPKDVKPYLDEFLMDKYVIDVPYLLRALLVRGIILRKRPEESAHAYEKIWWDEGSPLVVISERMQKKIQPLVDIPVSLAMRYGSMTIEKGLQELHEKGVTEVLLFPLYPQYAMASTLTILVKAEEIRKKKFPQMTFTDVPAFYNKPDYIKNLADSIKKHLVGFDYDHLLFSYHGIPERHIRKTDITKSHCKIDGSCCNTPSPAHDFCYRHQCYETTRQVVKLLGLPADKYSLTFQSRLAGDKWLEPYTDVEIDKMPAKGIKNLAVVTPAFVSDCLETLEEIAMRAKEDFEANGGEEFLAIPCLNDDDEWCETVGNWIKDWQKKN
- the hemA gene encoding glutamyl-tRNA reductase gives rise to the protein MENNNVSKHHYFYSVGLSYKKADAAIRGKFSLDADAKLRLLEQAKNEGIESLIVTSTCNRTEIYGFAEHPFQLIKLICENSNGSIEEFQKVGFVYKNHEAINHLFKVGTGLDSQILGDFEIIAQIKSSFTQSKSLGLANTFIERLVNAVIQASKKIKNETEISSGATSVSFASVQYIIKNVEDIGNKNILLFGTGKIGRNTCENLVKHTKNEHITLINRTKDKAEKLAGKLNLIVKDYSELHLELQKADVVVVATGAQNPTVDKAILNLKKPLLILDLSIPKNVNENVEELEGVTLIHMDYLSQLTDETLENRKKHIPAAEAIIEEIKEEFVNWTKGRKFAPTINALKEKLNAIKNSELDFQSKKIADFNEEQAEIISARIIQKITTHFANHLKDDDTMVDESIEWIEKVFKIGVGAK
- a CDS encoding GxxExxY protein codes for the protein MTKKEVTQLAYEITGFAIKVHRALGPGLLESIYEQCLKYELEQNGYDVKQQLVVKIDYYDLELESDLKIDLLVNDCVVVELKAIENLLPIHEAQLLTYMKLLQRPQGLLINFNTLNITKSMKPLVNEFFSRLQD
- the hemC gene encoding hydroxymethylbilane synthase, with product MTDKIIRIGTRDSELALWQAHTVDKKLNDLGYKTQIIAVKSQGDILLDKPLYELGITGIFTKTLDIAMINGEIDIAVHSMKDVPTALPKGIVQAAVLERANSLDILVHKGNLDFLNESATIATGSLRRQAQWLNKYPNHKVVDLRGNVNTRMQKLNDSDWSGAVFAAAGLERINLKPGDYINLDWMIPAPAQGAMVVVAMENDNFALDALTQLNDIETEIVTYIERQFLRTLEGGCTAPIGALVQYNEEEDTLHFQGALFSLDGKVKMEIDKTVPIEEWKKLGFNMAKEILENGGAELMKTIKESLKK
- a CDS encoding uroporphyrinogen-III synthase, producing MAKSIQILSTKVLSSIQKQELQKANIDLVEANFIETQNKPFKIQDINENLIFTSQNAVHSVLSDPKSEELKSKNVFCVGLKTKILLSESGFNVIAYTGYAADLAEIITLIYANESYTFFSGNLRRETLPKALKDAGVKLNEIKVYETTLTPQKITSPVDGIMFYSPSGIESYLKDNTIKNEKCFCIGETTAEALEKITKNIIIADQPTVEDVIEDVLHEYK
- the hemE gene encoding uroporphyrinogen decarboxylase produces the protein MLKNDLFLKALKGETVQRPPVWMMRQAGRYLPEFIALRDKYDFFTRCQTPELAAEITVQPIRRIDPDAAILFSDILVVPQAMGIEVLMKENFGPFLPNPIRTMQDVQRVYIPDIQESLGYVMDAIKLTKEMLNDEVPLIGFAGSPWTIFCYAVEGKGSKSFDTAKGFCFSNPAAAHTLLQKITDTTILYLKEKVKAGVDAVQIFDSWGGMLSPVDYQEFSWKYMNQIVEALADHAPVIVFGKGCWFALGEMGQSRASALGVDWTCSARNARYLSGGNITLQGNFDPSRLLSPIPTIKKMVHEMIDEFGKDKYIVNLGHGILPHIPVDHAKAFIDAVKEYGN